Proteins co-encoded in one Candidatus Binataceae bacterium genomic window:
- a CDS encoding nitronate monooxygenase family protein yields the protein MKTSICEMLEIDFPLVAFSHCRDVVAAVSRAGGFGVLGATAFTPDQLELELKWIDEHVDGKRYGIDVLIPENLSIKEEKGVTYGMLEERIPQTHRDFARELMRNHGIEPSQALEGVRRRSPEAPISMQQENALKLLEASFRHPIGLIANALGVPPQEMIDLGRKHGVPVAALVGAPEHAVRQAQAGVDIIVAQGGEAGGHTGQVATIVLVPEVIRAIKPIRKIPVLAAGGIMTGRQMAACIAMGAAGVWTGSVWLATNESETTEIFREKMIEARSRDTVRSRCRTGKPTRQLRSAFTDAWEGPDSPGALPMPLQSLVSEPTLAAAQIAAEKGNRKARELVTYFVGQGVGLVDSVKSCRTVVQEFMEEFAEAVADLNAAVEE from the coding sequence GTGAAGACATCAATCTGCGAAATGCTCGAAATCGATTTTCCACTTGTAGCTTTCAGTCACTGCCGGGATGTTGTCGCGGCGGTCAGCCGGGCGGGCGGATTTGGTGTGCTGGGCGCGACTGCGTTCACGCCTGATCAACTCGAGCTGGAGCTCAAGTGGATTGACGAGCATGTCGACGGCAAGCGTTACGGAATCGACGTGCTGATTCCAGAGAACCTTTCGATAAAGGAGGAAAAGGGGGTGACCTACGGGATGCTTGAGGAGCGCATTCCGCAAACACACAGGGACTTCGCTAGAGAGCTGATGCGCAACCATGGAATCGAGCCGTCGCAGGCGCTCGAAGGAGTGCGGAGACGCTCGCCCGAAGCGCCCATCTCGATGCAGCAGGAGAATGCGCTGAAACTGTTGGAAGCATCGTTTCGCCATCCGATTGGGCTAATCGCGAACGCGCTGGGAGTGCCACCGCAGGAAATGATCGACCTAGGACGCAAGCATGGCGTTCCGGTCGCCGCGCTCGTCGGCGCGCCCGAACATGCAGTGCGCCAAGCCCAGGCGGGAGTCGACATTATCGTAGCCCAAGGAGGAGAAGCGGGAGGACATACCGGTCAGGTAGCGACGATAGTGTTGGTCCCCGAGGTGATTCGCGCGATCAAACCGATACGGAAGATTCCGGTCCTGGCAGCGGGCGGTATCATGACTGGCAGGCAGATGGCCGCGTGCATTGCAATGGGCGCCGCAGGAGTCTGGACCGGTTCGGTGTGGCTGGCGACCAATGAATCTGAGACCACGGAGATCTTTCGTGAGAAGATGATCGAGGCGCGATCTCGCGACACTGTGCGCTCGCGATGCCGCACCGGCAAGCCCACGCGCCAGCTTCGTTCCGCCTTCACCGATGCGTGGGAGGGGCCCGACAGTCCCGGAGCATTGCCGATGCCCCTGCAGAGCCTGGTTAGCGAGCCCACGCTGGCGGCGGCGCAGATCGCGGCGGAGAAAGGCAACAGGAAAGCGCGCGAACTTGTGACTTACTTCGTCGGACAAGGTGTCGGATTGGTGGACAGCGTGAAGTCCTGCCGCACGGTGGTTCAGGAGTTCATGGAAGAGTTTGCCGAGGCCGTGGCCGACCTCAATGCTGCGGTCGAGGAGTAG